From Sporosarcina sp. 6E9, a single genomic window includes:
- a CDS encoding lipoate--protein ligase: protein MHFIDNKGITDPQINLAIEEYVLRTMDINEDSFLLFYINEPSIIIGKNQNTVEEIDTDFVEENGIKIVRRLSGGGAVYHDLGNLNYSFITKDDGESFRNFKKFTEPVVEALAKMGVKAELIGRNDLLVEGRKISGNAQFATQGRMFSHGTLMFDTEIDTVVSALKVRKDKIESKGIKSIRSRVANISEFLEEPMPIEQFRQEILNSIFGGEENIKYRELTEEDWENIHELSRERYANWDWNFGKSPKFNMQHSHRFPVGSIDVRLQVNKGIIEDVVIFGDFFGVGEVGVITEKLKGVQYNREAINEAVSNLDISTYLGGITREEFLQLIY from the coding sequence ATGCATTTCATAGACAATAAAGGAATTACAGATCCGCAAATTAATCTCGCGATAGAGGAGTACGTGCTTCGAACGATGGACATAAATGAAGATTCATTTCTTCTGTTCTACATCAACGAGCCCTCCATCATCATAGGGAAAAATCAAAACACGGTAGAAGAAATTGATACAGACTTTGTTGAAGAAAATGGCATTAAAATTGTTCGACGTCTTTCCGGTGGTGGCGCTGTCTACCATGATTTAGGCAACTTGAATTATAGTTTTATCACGAAAGATGATGGAGAATCATTCCGCAACTTTAAAAAATTCACCGAGCCAGTCGTTGAAGCGTTGGCAAAGATGGGTGTTAAAGCAGAATTGATAGGCCGCAACGATCTCCTCGTAGAAGGACGTAAAATTTCTGGAAACGCACAGTTTGCAACACAAGGCCGGATGTTCAGCCACGGTACTTTAATGTTTGACACGGAAATTGATACAGTAGTGTCTGCCTTAAAAGTGCGAAAAGATAAGATCGAATCGAAAGGCATCAAATCAATACGAAGTCGCGTCGCTAACATTTCTGAATTTCTAGAAGAACCGATGCCGATTGAACAGTTCCGTCAAGAAATCTTGAATTCAATTTTCGGTGGTGAAGAAAATATTAAATACCGTGAATTGACAGAAGAAGACTGGGAAAACATTCATGAGTTATCAAGAGAACGGTATGCAAATTGGGATTGGAACTTCGGTAAATCACCTAAATTCAACATGCAACACTCACACCGTTTCCCTGTCGGTAGCATCGATGTAAGACTTCAAGTGAATAAAGGGATCATTGAAGACGTCGTTATATTCGGGGACTTTTTCGGTGTCGGGGAAGTCGGCGTTATTACAGAGAAGTTAAAAGGCGTTCAATACAACCGCGAAGCAATCAACGAAGCAGTTTCTAATCTAGACATTTCTACATACCTTGGCGGAATAACAAGAGAAGAGTTTTTGCAGCTGATTTATTGA
- the yhfH gene encoding protein YhfH, whose amino-acid sequence MLVNVIEFFKSLPAKVCVSCKEEFAEQHDCYTNKCNKCNVL is encoded by the coding sequence ATGTTAGTAAACGTTATCGAATTTTTTAAAAGTCTACCTGCGAAAGTTTGTGTTAGCTGCAAAGAAGAATTTGCGGAACAACACGATTGCTACACGAACAAATGCAACAAATGCAACGTATTATAA
- the yhfH gene encoding protein YhfH → MIENIIEFFKNLPPKKCTNCGEEIVEQHECYGNTCDSCNAL, encoded by the coding sequence ATGATTGAAAACATTATAGAGTTCTTTAAAAACTTGCCTCCAAAAAAATGTACGAATTGCGGTGAAGAAATTGTTGAACAACATGAATGCTACGGAAATACATGCGATTCGTGTAACGCTTTATAG
- a CDS encoding glycerophosphodiester phosphodiesterase family protein — MKRIIIGIASVIFCLAGCSQEKTDTERTPDEDFQIIAHRGASAYAPENTPASFQLAEEMNANYIELDIHLTKDGEIVVMHDEDVAKTTEGSGDIGTYTLAQLKELSVNTGHKERERNPVAEAYKVPTLREVFDQFGDQMNFMIELKESKNNRGIEEKLVDLLKEYEIISTADQDKKPKVVVHSFYEKMLKQVHELNEDILLLKLITFEEGETAELSKKELDNLLTYSSAIGIGHKLLNQDFIQEMNDKGLLVYATDVQDVDVAKKMQKIGAKGIFTNRPDILYNE; from the coding sequence TTGAAAAGAATAATCATTGGGATTGCTAGCGTCATCTTCTGTTTGGCAGGGTGCAGCCAAGAAAAGACCGATACAGAGAGAACACCAGATGAAGATTTTCAAATTATTGCGCACCGAGGAGCATCAGCTTATGCGCCAGAAAATACGCCTGCATCTTTCCAACTCGCGGAAGAAATGAATGCCAATTACATAGAACTGGACATACATTTAACAAAAGACGGCGAAATAGTCGTTATGCATGATGAGGATGTGGCAAAGACGACAGAGGGAAGCGGTGATATCGGGACTTATACACTTGCCCAACTAAAGGAGCTCTCTGTGAACACCGGACATAAGGAAAGAGAAAGAAATCCCGTAGCAGAAGCTTATAAAGTACCCACATTGCGAGAGGTTTTTGATCAATTTGGGGACCAAATGAATTTCATGATTGAATTAAAAGAGTCCAAAAATAATCGTGGCATAGAAGAAAAGCTCGTCGATTTGTTGAAAGAATATGAAATCATAAGCACTGCGGATCAAGACAAGAAACCCAAAGTGGTTGTTCACTCGTTCTATGAAAAAATGTTGAAGCAGGTGCATGAATTGAATGAAGATATTCTGTTGTTGAAATTAATAACATTCGAAGAAGGCGAAACTGCGGAACTCTCAAAGAAAGAATTAGATAATCTATTAACATATAGCTCGGCTATAGGTATCGGCCATAAGTTGCTTAATCAGGATTTCATACAAGAGATGAATGATAAAGGTTTGCTCGTCTATGCAACCGATGTGCAAGATGTAGACGTTGCAAAGAAGATGCAAAAAATCGGAGCAAAAGGAATTTTTACCAATCGACCTGATATATTATATAATGAATAA
- the hemY gene encoding protoporphyrinogen oxidase, translating into MNEQRKKVVIVGGGITGLAAAFYMQKEAREKGLALDVLLIEASNRLGGKIQTIRRDGFIIERGPDSFLIRKKSIGILAKDLGIEDELVKNATGQAYIFVNGKLHPIPAGSVMGIPTQMGPFLKTELFSLTGKLRAAGDFFMPRSSSTDDQSLGSFFRRRLGGEVVENLIEPLLSGVYSGDIDQMSLKSTYPQFYEVEKKHRSLILGMKKSRPKPVPVKDGQLAKREGVFHTFKNGLETLVEAVEEKLTPNSVLKGVRVDSIKRVDDKNVLLLNDGQIIETDAVVLTTGHKAASDLFAPHGLLQDLGAIPTTSTATVAMAFPDEAVVQDEEGTGFLVSRTEDFSITACTWTHRKWPTSTPKGKVLIRAFVGRIGDETIVDLPDAEIEKIVLADLKRIIDIKGKPDFTVITRWKNDRPQYRVGHQKRIEAARAEIQSEFPLVKLVGASYDGVGLPDCVDQGKAAVQEIIEKLF; encoded by the coding sequence ATGAACGAACAACGTAAAAAAGTCGTCATTGTCGGTGGAGGGATTACAGGACTTGCCGCGGCTTTTTATATGCAGAAAGAGGCGCGAGAAAAAGGGCTTGCACTCGATGTACTCCTCATTGAAGCGTCGAATCGTCTTGGAGGAAAAATCCAAACAATTCGACGTGACGGTTTTATTATTGAGCGCGGTCCTGATTCGTTCCTAATACGCAAGAAAAGCATCGGAATTTTAGCAAAAGATCTAGGTATTGAAGATGAACTTGTGAAAAATGCAACAGGCCAAGCTTATATTTTCGTCAATGGTAAACTCCATCCGATTCCAGCAGGATCCGTGATGGGGATCCCTACGCAAATGGGTCCATTTTTAAAAACAGAGTTATTTTCACTAACTGGAAAACTTCGTGCTGCGGGTGATTTCTTCATGCCCCGATCCTCCAGTACCGATGATCAATCGCTTGGCAGTTTCTTCCGTAGAAGGTTGGGCGGTGAAGTTGTCGAGAACTTGATTGAACCGCTTTTGTCAGGTGTTTACTCAGGTGATATCGACCAAATGAGTTTGAAATCGACTTATCCTCAATTCTATGAAGTTGAAAAAAAGCATAGAAGTTTGATTCTTGGGATGAAAAAGTCTAGACCCAAACCAGTACCTGTGAAAGATGGACAACTTGCAAAGAGGGAAGGGGTCTTTCACACATTCAAAAATGGTCTTGAAACATTAGTTGAAGCTGTCGAGGAGAAACTTACTCCGAATTCAGTTTTAAAGGGTGTTCGCGTTGATTCGATTAAACGAGTGGACGATAAAAACGTTCTTCTACTGAACGATGGGCAAATCATAGAGACGGATGCAGTCGTCTTGACCACGGGACATAAAGCGGCAAGTGATTTATTTGCACCGCATGGTTTGTTGCAGGACTTGGGTGCAATTCCGACTACATCGACTGCGACAGTGGCGATGGCATTTCCAGACGAGGCTGTTGTGCAAGATGAGGAAGGTACTGGGTTTCTTGTTTCAAGAACCGAGGATTTCTCCATTACGGCATGTACATGGACGCACCGAAAATGGCCGACGTCGACGCCAAAAGGAAAAGTGCTGATTCGTGCATTCGTAGGCCGAATAGGTGACGAGACGATTGTTGACTTGCCGGATGCTGAAATTGAGAAAATTGTGCTGGCAGACTTGAAAAGGATTATCGATATTAAAGGAAAACCCGATTTCACAGTGATTACTCGTTGGAAAAATGATCGTCCGCAATATAGGGTAGGTCATCAAAAACGAATTGAAGCTGCGCGTGCGGAGATTCAGAGCGAATTTCCTCTCGTGAAATTAGTTGGCGCTTCTTATGACGGTGTTGGATTACCCGATTGTGTCGATCAAGGAAAAGCTGCTGTACAAGAAATAATCGAAAAGCTGTTTTAA
- the hemH gene encoding ferrochelatase, with protein MTKKKMGLLVMAYGTPYKEADIEPYYTHIRRGRPPAPEQLEDLQNRYAAIGGISPLARITEDQANALCNRLNAVQDTIEFKVYIGLKHITPFIEEAVEQMHNDGITEAASIVLAPHFSTFSVKSYNGRAKEEAEKYGIQITSVESWYNQPKFIEYWADKIRGTYESMSDEERANACLIVSAHSLPEKIVANGDPYPEQLQETADLIAEAAGIENYEVGWQSEGQTPEPWLGPDVQDMTRDLHNDKGYTTFVYTPVGFVSDHLEVLYDNDYECKVVCDEVGASYYRPAMPNIDPLFVDAMVDAVFGKLEEQK; from the coding sequence ATGACGAAAAAGAAAATGGGATTATTGGTAATGGCATACGGAACTCCATATAAGGAAGCTGATATTGAACCGTATTACACGCATATCCGACGTGGTCGTCCGCCAGCTCCAGAACAGTTGGAGGATCTTCAAAACCGCTATGCGGCAATCGGCGGAATATCCCCGCTTGCGCGAATTACCGAAGACCAAGCAAACGCGTTATGCAATCGTTTGAATGCAGTACAAGACACAATAGAGTTCAAAGTATATATCGGCTTAAAACATATCACGCCTTTCATCGAAGAAGCAGTCGAGCAAATGCATAATGACGGCATTACAGAAGCAGCTTCAATCGTTCTTGCTCCGCATTTTTCAACATTTTCCGTTAAGTCGTACAATGGACGTGCCAAAGAAGAAGCCGAGAAATACGGCATTCAAATCACTTCTGTTGAAAGCTGGTACAATCAGCCGAAATTCATTGAATACTGGGCGGATAAAATCCGAGGTACTTATGAAAGTATGAGCGATGAAGAACGCGCGAATGCATGTCTTATCGTTTCAGCTCACTCATTACCTGAAAAAATTGTTGCAAACGGAGACCCATACCCAGAACAATTGCAAGAAACAGCAGACTTAATTGCTGAAGCAGCTGGCATCGAAAATTACGAAGTCGGTTGGCAAAGTGAAGGACAGACACCAGAGCCTTGGTTAGGTCCAGACGTTCAAGATATGACGCGTGATTTGCATAATGATAAAGGGTATACAACGTTTGTTTACACGCCGGTCGGATTCGTATCTGATCATCTAGAAGTTCTTTATGACAATGATTATGAGTGCAAGGTTGTTTGTGATGAAGTCGGCGCATCTTATTACCGCCCGGCAATGCCCAACATTGATCCGCTCTTTGTAGATGCAATGGTGGATGCTGTATTCGGTAAACTTGAAGAACAGAAATAA
- the hemE gene encoding uroporphyrinogen decarboxylase, giving the protein MTKFNDTLLRAARGEKIDHTPAWYMRQAGRSQPEYLKIKEEHGSLEDIVRQPELCAYVTKLPVDQYNVDAAILYKDIVTPLPSIGIDVKIKAGVGPVISNPIRSVQDVHNLGEISPEDDVPYVLETIKILTQEQLNVPLIGFAGAPFTLASYMIEGGPSRTYNLTKSFMVSEPEAWFTLMDKLADMTITYVTAQVNAGAKAIQVFDSWVGALSVSDYRIFIKPVMERIFTELRKLNVPLITFGVGASHLANEWHDLPVDVVGLDWRLPIKEAGERGLTKTLQGNLDPTILIADWKVIEERVKVIIEQGVEHGSHIFNLGHGVFPDVKPATLKKLTELVHTYSAELRKQK; this is encoded by the coding sequence ATGACTAAATTTAACGACACACTTTTGCGTGCAGCACGCGGAGAAAAAATTGACCATACACCAGCTTGGTATATGAGACAGGCAGGACGATCTCAGCCCGAGTATTTAAAAATTAAAGAAGAACATGGTTCGTTGGAAGATATTGTACGCCAACCTGAACTTTGTGCATACGTAACAAAGTTGCCGGTTGACCAATATAATGTTGACGCGGCTATTTTATATAAAGATATTGTAACACCATTACCGTCAATCGGTATAGATGTGAAGATTAAAGCGGGCGTAGGTCCGGTTATCAGTAACCCGATTCGCTCCGTACAAGATGTTCATAACCTTGGTGAAATTTCACCAGAAGATGATGTACCTTATGTGTTAGAAACAATAAAAATTTTGACGCAAGAACAATTGAACGTTCCATTGATTGGTTTTGCTGGCGCACCGTTTACACTTGCGAGCTATATGATTGAAGGTGGTCCATCAAGAACATACAACTTAACGAAGTCATTCATGGTGTCAGAACCTGAAGCATGGTTTACGCTCATGGATAAGCTTGCTGATATGACAATCACGTATGTGACGGCACAAGTTAACGCTGGGGCGAAAGCAATACAAGTCTTCGATTCTTGGGTCGGCGCATTAAGTGTTTCCGACTATAGAATCTTTATCAAACCTGTTATGGAACGTATTTTCACAGAACTCCGTAAACTAAATGTTCCACTGATTACATTTGGTGTAGGTGCGAGCCATCTTGCAAATGAATGGCATGACCTTCCAGTAGATGTTGTTGGCCTTGACTGGCGTTTACCGATTAAAGAAGCGGGCGAGCGCGGTCTTACAAAAACACTTCAAGGAAACTTAGATCCGACAATACTCATCGCGGATTGGAAAGTTATTGAAGAACGTGTAAAAGTAATCATTGAACAAGGGGTAGAGCATGGTAGTCATATCTTTAACCTTGGACATGGTGTATTCCCAGATGTAAAACCTGCAACATTGAAAAAGTTAACTGAATTAGTGCACACGTACAGTGCTGAATTACGTAAACAAAAATAA
- a CDS encoding antibiotic biosynthesis monooxygenase has translation MNIFLTSGTMSFMESVRKRYANEQMIVMHGGGNSVLLHETEGKTVFQTPRRYEAISSSGTLTEDGFFAFNNIPITDEGRPIFEHRFQSQIQDITGEPGFVAFRLLRPLNSETYIILTQWTSKVFLNLWLDSPAYKKMHASIEHETGLDKMQHIFLSAPYVTTYKTKAEKENNEE, from the coding sequence ATGAACATTTTTTTAACATCAGGAACAATGAGTTTTATGGAATCCGTTAGAAAACGTTATGCGAATGAACAGATGATCGTCATGCATGGTGGTGGGAATTCTGTACTCCTTCATGAAACTGAAGGAAAAACTGTTTTTCAAACGCCGCGGCGATATGAAGCAATCAGCTCTTCCGGCACACTTACAGAAGATGGATTTTTTGCTTTCAATAATATTCCTATCACAGATGAAGGCCGGCCGATTTTCGAACATCGCTTCCAAAGTCAAATCCAAGATATCACCGGGGAACCGGGTTTTGTTGCCTTTCGCCTACTTCGTCCATTAAATTCGGAAACGTATATCATCTTGACGCAGTGGACGAGTAAAGTGTTTCTAAACCTTTGGCTCGATTCCCCCGCTTACAAAAAGATGCACGCATCAATTGAACATGAAACCGGATTGGATAAGATGCAACATATTTTCTTAAGCGCTCCGTATGTTACAACTTATAAAACGAAAGCGGAGAAAGAAAACAACGAAGAATAA
- a CDS encoding M20 family metallopeptidase — MKEKLFEKLTNSYEDMVVMRRYLHMNPELSFKEEKTAKYIVDFYADLGVDVRSGVGGNGVVARIKGGRPGKTVALRADFDALPIQDEKDVPYKSTVPGVMHACGHDGHTATLLQLAKAIHEMQEELAGEYVFIHQHAEEYAPGGAKPMIEDGCLNGVDVIFGTHLWSLTDAGTIEYRTGPTMAAADKFDITVQGAGGHGAAPHQTKDAIAIGAQLVTNLQQIVSRRVNPTESAVLSVGSFVAENAFNVIADSAKIGGTVRTFNPKIRDLMEREMKRVVDGTALANDCEIEFTYERGYPAVVNHDDETEFLKSIAEKIQGIENVVETEPHMGGEDFAYYLEKVPGTFFFTGARPENPYPHHHPKFDFDENAMLIAAKILGAAALDYQE; from the coding sequence ATGAAAGAGAAGTTATTTGAAAAGTTAACAAACTCATATGAAGATATGGTTGTTATGCGTCGTTATTTACATATGAATCCTGAGTTATCGTTCAAAGAGGAAAAAACCGCTAAATATATTGTTGACTTTTACGCAGATCTCGGCGTTGATGTTCGTTCCGGTGTAGGCGGTAACGGTGTCGTTGCGCGTATTAAAGGCGGAAGACCCGGGAAAACAGTGGCGCTTCGAGCTGACTTTGATGCACTTCCGATTCAAGACGAAAAAGATGTTCCCTATAAATCTACTGTTCCTGGTGTCATGCATGCTTGCGGCCACGATGGTCATACTGCAACACTGCTCCAACTCGCGAAAGCAATTCATGAGATGCAAGAAGAACTAGCAGGTGAATATGTATTTATTCACCAACACGCCGAGGAATATGCCCCAGGCGGCGCGAAACCAATGATAGAAGATGGTTGTCTTAATGGTGTTGATGTAATCTTTGGAACGCATCTTTGGTCACTTACTGACGCAGGAACGATTGAATATCGAACCGGACCTACTATGGCCGCTGCCGACAAATTCGACATTACGGTTCAAGGCGCCGGCGGACACGGTGCCGCGCCACATCAAACAAAAGATGCAATCGCAATAGGTGCGCAACTCGTTACAAACTTGCAACAAATCGTTTCGCGTCGCGTAAATCCAACCGAGTCAGCAGTGCTATCTGTCGGTTCTTTTGTTGCTGAAAATGCGTTCAACGTAATTGCCGATTCCGCAAAAATCGGTGGCACAGTTCGAACTTTCAATCCGAAAATACGTGATTTAATGGAACGCGAAATGAAACGTGTCGTTGATGGAACTGCGCTAGCGAATGATTGTGAAATAGAATTCACCTATGAACGGGGCTATCCCGCCGTTGTCAATCATGATGATGAAACCGAATTTTTGAAATCCATAGCGGAAAAAATTCAAGGCATTGAAAATGTTGTTGAAACTGAGCCGCATATGGGCGGCGAAGACTTCGCTTACTATCTTGAAAAAGTACCTGGCACATTTTTCTTTACCGGCGCAAGGCCGGAAAATCCATATCCGCATCATCATCCAAAATTCGATTTCGATGAAAATGCGATGTTGATTGCGGCGAAAATTTTAGGTGCGGCGGCATTGGATTACCAAGAATAA
- a CDS encoding competence protein ComK, with protein sequence MNSRSSPYIVSLKTLVLEPVMTDSGKMFRIIEMDKELTYSLTPLHSIRNSCRHYGHSLENAMESSKKFLKKLHKPPIVVAFDYGNPITFFPTLSPSAPDNVWIALNAVLNIQPLKNACIIHLINGKKIKVNVSATTIYRQVALGNLLEKERIRKYKELSRS encoded by the coding sequence GTGAATAGTCGTAGTTCGCCGTATATTGTTTCTTTAAAAACACTCGTACTAGAACCGGTGATGACCGATTCTGGCAAGATGTTTCGAATCATCGAAATGGATAAAGAACTTACTTATTCACTAACACCGCTACATAGTATTAGAAATTCATGTCGACATTATGGCCACTCGTTAGAAAACGCAATGGAAAGCTCTAAAAAGTTTTTGAAAAAACTGCACAAACCGCCTATTGTTGTCGCTTTCGATTATGGCAATCCAATCACATTCTTTCCGACCTTATCGCCAAGCGCTCCCGATAACGTTTGGATCGCTTTAAATGCAGTTCTTAATATCCAACCCTTGAAAAACGCATGCATCATCCATTTGATCAACGGCAAAAAAATCAAGGTTAATGTCTCTGCTACGACGATATATCGTCAAGTTGCTTTAGGTAATCTCTTGGAAAAAGAGCGCATCAGAAAATACAAGGAACTCTCCAGGTCTTAA
- a CDS encoding nuclear transport factor 2 family protein: MKKFYMAIIVGILFVLGACSADKESSTQTGSVDDGEAITNNGAIDHGVDDKQVGFNMSGGKIEEAAGVPAAEKERILEAFKIYIDAFNEKDIDKYMDTLSKHSKVFDLEEERSYMGEQFKAYDLKREVSNTTIVKYSEDEAQVFATLKTKVKQISSGLEIDQLGRQVTVFTKDDGNWKVSAIHYIGDEKTK; the protein is encoded by the coding sequence ATGAAAAAGTTTTACATGGCAATAATAGTAGGGATTTTGTTTGTGCTCGGTGCATGTAGTGCAGATAAAGAAAGTTCAACGCAAACCGGTTCAGTAGATGATGGTGAAGCAATTACGAATAACGGCGCGATTGATCACGGAGTGGACGATAAGCAGGTCGGATTCAATATGTCTGGTGGGAAAATTGAGGAAGCCGCAGGTGTACCGGCTGCTGAGAAAGAGCGAATTTTAGAAGCATTTAAGATATATATCGATGCCTTTAACGAAAAAGATATCGATAAGTATATGGATACTCTTTCAAAGCACTCGAAAGTGTTTGATTTAGAGGAAGAACGTTCTTATATGGGAGAACAATTTAAAGCGTATGATTTGAAGCGCGAGGTGTCTAATACAACTATCGTTAAGTACTCTGAAGACGAGGCTCAAGTATTTGCAACGCTAAAGACAAAAGTCAAGCAAATCTCGTCTGGTTTGGAAATTGATCAATTAGGTCGGCAAGTGACGGTATTTACAAAAGATGACGGTAACTGGAAAGTATCAGCCATTCATTATATTGGCGATGAAAAAACTAAATAA
- a CDS encoding response regulator transcription factor has protein sequence MTTIKIVIVDDHQLFREGVKRILDFEDSFEVVAEGNDGSEVVDLYEKHKPDVMLMDINMPRVSGVEATEALLKDYPEAKVIILSIHDDGSYVTHALKTGALGYMLKEMDADAIVDAIKVVSSGGSYLHPKVTHNLVTEFRRLSEREHKGAFQQNDIRRPYHLLTKRECEVLQLLTDGQSNRTIGETLFISEKTVKNHVSSILQKMAVNDRTQAVVSAIKNGWVEVK, from the coding sequence ATGACGACGATAAAAATTGTAATTGTGGATGATCACCAACTTTTTCGTGAGGGAGTAAAACGAATTCTGGATTTTGAGGATTCTTTCGAAGTAGTTGCTGAAGGTAATGATGGAAGTGAAGTGGTTGATCTTTATGAAAAACATAAACCAGATGTTATGCTAATGGATATCAATATGCCTCGAGTTAGCGGTGTGGAAGCAACGGAAGCACTTCTTAAGGACTACCCAGAAGCGAAAGTTATTATCTTATCCATTCATGATGACGGGTCATATGTTACGCATGCCCTTAAAACAGGTGCGCTTGGCTATATGTTGAAGGAAATGGATGCAGATGCAATTGTTGACGCGATTAAAGTTGTTTCATCAGGCGGCTCTTATTTACATCCTAAAGTAACACATAATCTTGTGACAGAGTTCCGTAGACTAAGCGAACGTGAACATAAAGGCGCCTTCCAACAAAACGACATTCGACGTCCATATCATTTGTTGACAAAACGCGAATGCGAAGTGCTACAATTGTTAACTGATGGACAAAGTAACCGTACAATTGGTGAGACGTTGTTTATTTCCGAAAAAACAGTGAAAAACCACGTATCAAGCATCTTGCAAAAAATGGCTGTCAATGATAGAACCCAAGCGGTAGTTTCGGCTATTAAAAATGGTTGGGTAGAAGTGAAGTAA